Proteins encoded in a region of the Acomys russatus chromosome 14, mAcoRus1.1, whole genome shotgun sequence genome:
- the LOC127198730 gene encoding LOW QUALITY PROTEIN: upstream-binding factor 1-like protein 1 (The sequence of the model RefSeq protein was modified relative to this genomic sequence to represent the inferred CDS: substituted 2 bases at 2 genomic stop codons) has protein sequence MASSDNQGQWSKGDLLNLLESIESNIPPGDFQTFQETQADLDWDKVAFKQYSGEACKLKWMQISHPLRKFRTLTELVLEAKEGIQEPGKTEKVKPHPDFPKRPLTAYMRFYKEKRAEYSKLYPKYTTGQLTKVIATEYNQLPEEVKERYIQDFQKDKQDFQEKLTQFKKQHAGVGHPKKSVLPKSHGIKESKKSERVMQTGKSPLETAVPKAFSSNKIFQGEPKKPPMNGYQKFHQDSWSSPELHHLSYRKRWVEISRRWHRVPRDQRELYKQQAEELQKQYWVKLDRWLQKLSPEEYASYTEAKASCGKRKNMAMSGGRSPKRARTDVXSSSEMGLPAWPEKAQGLMDSGADSSETTTGRDGGSHASIHIRTEDGKQEDYSSSLXSSSSDEDEDEGCLSQGTM, from the coding sequence ATGGCATCATCTGATAACCAAGGCCAATGGTCCAAAGGAGACCTTCTGAACTTACTGGAATCCATCGAGAGTAACATCCCACCAGGTGACTTCCAGACCTTCCAAGAAACCCAGGCAGACCTAGACTGGGACAAAGTAGCTTTTAAACAGTATTCAGGAGAAGCGTGCAAACTAAAGTGGATGCAGATTTCTCATCCTTTGAGGAAGTTCCGAACACTGACAGAATTGGTGTTGGAGGCCAAGGAAGGGATTCAAGAACCTGGCAAAACTGAGAAAGTCAAGCCACACCCTGACTTCCCCAAAAGACCCCTGACGGCCTATATGCGCTTTTACAAGGAGAAGCGAGCTGAGTACTCTAAGCTGTACCCCAAGTACACCACTGGGCAGTTGACTAAAGTCATAGCTACAGAATACAATCAGCTGCCTGAGGAGGTCAAGGAGAGATATATTCAAGACTTCCAAAAGGACAAACAAGACTTCCAGGAAAAGCTGACTCAGTTCAAGAAACAACATGCTGGTGTAGGGCATCCTAAGAAGTCTGTGCTGCCGAAGAGTCATGGAATCAAAGAGtctaaaaaatcagaaagagttATGCAAACGGGAAAGAGTCCTCTAGAAACGGCAGTGCCCAAAGCATTTTCTTCCAACAAGATATTTCAGGGAGAACCCAAGAAACCTCCTATGAACGGCTACCAGAAATTTCACCAAGATTCCTGGTCGAGCCCAGAGCTGCACCATCTGTCCTACAGGAAGCGCTGGGTTGAGATTAGCAGGCGTTGGCACAGAGTCCCAAGGGACCAGAGAGAACTTTATAAGCAACAGGCCGAGGAGCTTCAGAAACAATACTGGGTGAAGCTGGACCGCTGGCTCCAGAAACTGTCACCAGAGGAATACGCATCCTACACAGAGGCAAAGGCTTCCTGTGGCAAGCGAAAGAACATGGCCATGTCTGGAGGCAGAAGCCCCAAGCGTGCTCGAACAGATGTGTAGTCCTCCTCAGAAATGGGCCTGCCAGCATGGCCTGAAAAGGCACAAGGGCTTATGGATTCTGGGGCAGATTCCTCAGAGACTACTACGGGACGTGATGGTGGCTCCCATGCATCCATTCACATTAGGACAGAAGATGGGAAACAGGAAGACTATAGCAGCTCCTTGTAATCTAGCAGTTccgatgaagatgaagatgaaggatGTCTTTCTCAGGGAACCATGTAA